One Maribacter dokdonensis DSW-8 genomic region harbors:
- a CDS encoding T9SS type A sorting domain-containing protein yields the protein MRFLFFVLLLMSVIPVLGQDNDISVGSSMEQTKHSINSGGGYSVGQEGNFSFSIGQIFTSQVFVKEGQILMGVQQGESSGSDNSSKIEIVAYPNPVTNKLFLSLGDLNIENISYSIFDFGGKLIQNEVLENALNEISFEIVTSGLYVIVIYQNDEVLKSLKIIKK from the coding sequence ATGAGATTTCTATTTTTTGTTTTATTGTTAATGTCCGTCATACCGGTCTTAGGTCAAGATAATGATATATCCGTTGGGTCCAGTATGGAGCAAACTAAACATTCCATAAACTCTGGTGGAGGATATAGTGTTGGTCAAGAAGGTAATTTTTCTTTTTCTATAGGTCAAATTTTTACAAGTCAAGTATTTGTGAAAGAAGGTCAAATATTAATGGGCGTTCAGCAAGGGGAAAGTAGTGGCAGTGATAATAGTTCTAAAATAGAAATTGTGGCTTATCCAAATCCTGTAACTAATAAGTTGTTTTTAAGTTTAGGAGATTTGAATATTGAAAATATCTCGTATAGCATCTTTGATTTCGGAGGCAAATTAATTCAAAATGAGGTATTGGAAAACGCTCTGAATGAAATTTCATTTGAAATTGTGACCTCTGGTTTATATGTCATAGTAATATATCAGAATGATGAAGTATTAAAGTCTTTAAAAATTATTAAAAAATGA
- a CDS encoding WecB/TagA/CpsF family glycosyltransferase, producing MMLTEVDSNVLCLGYPIYKSTLDNLPLKSKLLVNTINQYSYCIAEEDAEFKKALLGSDVILPDGVGITLAAKWLNGASIKKIAGADFHEYQLKLLNENHGSCFYLGASSDTLAKIESRLKGEYPNIRFASYAPPFKPQFTEEENLSMIEAVNSFDPDVLFVGMTAPKQEKWSHAHKNLLNAKIICCIGAVFDFYAGTVERPSKVWRDLGLEWLGRLVKEPKRMSKRYLYYGVVYAVYLVRAKFSAREEMSATVK from the coding sequence ATGATGCTTACTGAAGTTGACTCAAATGTGTTATGCCTTGGTTATCCTATATACAAGTCTACACTTGATAATTTACCCTTAAAATCTAAATTATTGGTAAATACGATCAATCAATATTCTTATTGTATAGCTGAAGAAGATGCGGAATTTAAAAAAGCGTTATTGGGTAGTGATGTTATTCTGCCCGATGGTGTTGGCATAACATTAGCTGCAAAATGGTTGAATGGTGCTTCCATAAAAAAAATAGCAGGAGCAGATTTTCATGAGTATCAATTAAAACTATTAAATGAAAACCATGGATCTTGTTTTTACTTAGGGGCAAGCAGTGATACCTTGGCTAAAATAGAGTCTCGTTTAAAAGGCGAATATCCAAATATTAGATTTGCTAGTTATGCGCCACCTTTTAAACCTCAATTTACTGAAGAAGAGAATTTAAGTATGATCGAGGCGGTTAACAGTTTTGATCCTGATGTGCTTTTTGTTGGTATGACCGCTCCAAAACAAGAGAAATGGAGCCATGCACATAAAAACCTTCTTAATGCTAAAATTATATGCTGTATTGGTGCTGTTTTTGATTTTTATGCAGGTACTGTAGAAAGACCAAGTAAAGTATGGAGAGATTTAGGCTTAGAGTGGTTGGGGCGTTTAGTAAAGGAACCCAAGCGTATGTCTAAACGGTATCTCTATTATGGTGTGGTCTATGCAGTATATTTGGTAAGAGCCAAGTTTTCTGCAAGAGAAGAAATGTCTGCTACTGTAAAATAG
- a CDS encoding right-handed parallel beta-helix repeat-containing protein, which translates to MIRPTSLKNTFFFFATILFYACLFESCASEKDHVEDGNTTHEQSEEPKIITFSFLTTDNNGLTTDIAATLDEEIKTIYVELDPLVVNIGQLIPTITLSSGSKVSPISKSEQDFSHEVTYTVTAENGTTTVYKVVPSIIGNICTSNLVDSGPIVVSTNNQRIENLYIRTTDQHGIEINNHTGVVISNCIIEYTGAYMGIKFTSADNLTIKNCYIKYTNAPSSGSLADSERNCIEGLGSQNIVIANVKLEDGSTGIRLNQCDDSVLRYIEGHNMRGPFPRGQLVQYDKCAGGLLENFSVINDRDVAWTEDNISIYKSGGQQIKKGLIVGNNSPTGVGVLFEDQNTEGARGGYGGLVEDVDFLEMGNGVVSSVEGSKNVSFTRIRAKQIICGDLGQNRGKSTSNSLIFGAFGTTANTGGNSINDCIVYNSCNPTNIVWPEHNFDVIDYRTDIDFEPRNPIVLNFNCD; encoded by the coding sequence ATGATAAGACCTACTTCATTAAAAAACACATTTTTCTTTTTTGCTACCATACTATTTTATGCATGTCTATTTGAATCTTGTGCCTCTGAAAAAGACCATGTAGAAGATGGGAATACCACGCATGAACAATCAGAAGAACCCAAAATCATCACTTTTAGTTTTTTAACTACAGATAATAATGGCTTAACCACCGATATTGCTGCAACCCTTGATGAAGAAATAAAAACTATCTACGTTGAGCTTGATCCATTAGTGGTAAACATAGGCCAACTAATACCTACCATTACCTTATCATCTGGATCTAAGGTTAGCCCTATATCAAAATCTGAACAAGATTTTAGCCATGAAGTTACCTATACGGTTACTGCAGAAAACGGTACAACAACCGTTTATAAAGTTGTACCGAGTATTATAGGGAATATTTGTACTTCTAATCTAGTTGATTCCGGTCCTATTGTAGTAAGTACGAACAATCAACGCATAGAAAACCTTTATATTAGAACAACTGACCAACATGGTATTGAGATCAACAACCATACAGGTGTGGTAATCTCTAATTGTATTATTGAATACACCGGGGCTTATATGGGAATAAAGTTCACCAGTGCCGATAACCTGACCATAAAAAACTGTTATATAAAATATACCAATGCGCCATCTAGCGGTTCATTAGCGGATTCTGAAAGAAACTGTATTGAAGGTTTAGGTTCGCAAAATATTGTAATTGCCAATGTAAAATTAGAGGACGGGTCAACGGGCATACGTTTGAACCAATGTGATGATTCGGTTTTAAGATATATTGAAGGCCATAATATGAGAGGTCCTTTCCCTAGGGGACAATTAGTACAATACGATAAATGCGCCGGTGGACTTTTAGAGAATTTCTCCGTGATTAATGATCGTGATGTGGCTTGGACAGAAGACAATATAAGTATCTACAAAAGTGGTGGGCAACAGATCAAAAAAGGATTGATCGTTGGCAATAACAGCCCTACTGGTGTTGGTGTGTTATTTGAAGATCAAAATACCGAAGGTGCACGAGGTGGTTACGGCGGACTTGTAGAAGATGTAGATTTTTTGGAAATGGGTAATGGTGTGGTCTCCTCTGTGGAAGGCTCTAAAAATGTGAGTTTTACAAGAATACGAGCCAAACAGATCATTTGTGGCGATTTAGGACAAAACAGGGGAAAATCTACCTCTAACTCATTAATATTCGGTGCTTTTGGCACTACGGCCAATACCGGTGGAAATAGTATAAATGATTGTATCGTGTACAATTCCTGTAACCCCACCAATATTGTTTGGCCAGAACACAATTTTGATGTTATTGACTATAGAACAGATATTGATTTTGAACCTAGAAATCCTATTGTGCTTAATTTCAACTGTGATTAA
- a CDS encoding glycosyltransferase family 2 protein, translating to MMSTKEKKLITVLLTCHNRKMKTYSCLEALLNCDLDDDSYYLKIYLVDDGSTDGTTEYLQGNFKNLHIIQGSGSLFWAGGMRTAWKAARDNDRHSDYYLLLNDDTIVFKDTLTRLLSDLEEVNEPKSIIVGPTLDPDTKKVSYGGHKILNKLSFKSKMVLPNDKYPQKCEMGNANIMLVPHEVYEVIGSLTETYTHGIADFDYTLKALDNGIFTYVASAYCGYCKNDHGVNWLSQKSNLKQRIAYLYSPIGLSYKEYLKFIKVHFPFHLPQAFLLLWGKTLFPIIWQLFKNEDYLK from the coding sequence ATGATGTCAACTAAAGAAAAGAAATTAATAACGGTTTTACTTACGTGCCATAATCGTAAGATGAAAACGTATAGCTGTTTAGAGGCGCTTTTAAACTGTGATTTAGATGATGATAGTTATTATTTAAAAATTTACCTGGTAGATGATGGTAGTACAGATGGTACTACGGAATACCTTCAGGGTAATTTCAAAAACCTTCATATCATACAGGGATCAGGTAGTTTATTTTGGGCAGGTGGCATGCGTACGGCTTGGAAAGCGGCTCGGGATAATGACAGGCATTCAGATTATTATTTACTGTTAAATGATGATACTATTGTTTTTAAGGATACACTGACCAGACTGTTAAGTGACTTAGAAGAAGTAAACGAACCTAAAAGTATCATCGTGGGTCCTACCTTAGATCCAGATACTAAGAAGGTTTCCTACGGCGGACATAAAATTTTGAATAAACTATCGTTTAAGAGCAAAATGGTATTGCCTAATGATAAATATCCGCAGAAGTGCGAAATGGGCAATGCCAATATCATGCTGGTACCTCATGAAGTCTACGAGGTTATCGGTTCTTTAACAGAAACCTATACGCACGGTATTGCAGATTTTGATTACACCTTAAAAGCTTTGGACAACGGTATTTTTACCTATGTTGCCAGTGCTTATTGTGGTTATTGTAAAAATGATCATGGGGTAAATTGGTTAAGTCAAAAAAGTAATTTAAAACAAAGAATAGCATATTTATATAGCCCTATAGGCTTATCGTATAAAGAATATTTAAAGTTCATTAAGGTGCATTTTCCGTTTCACCTACCACAGGCATTCTTACTGTTGTGGGGTAAAACCTTATTTCCCATCATTTGGCAATTGTTTAAAAATGAAGACTATTTAAAATGA